GCAAAACCAGTTGGATGTTCCCAATGCCGAACAGGGCCCTACTCTGGACCATCTGCTTGGCACGGATGATTACGGGCGAGATATCCTTACGCGATTGATGTATGCCGGTCGTATTTCCTTGACCATCGGATTGGCGTCCACGGTCCTTTCCGTGGTGCTTGGCGCCACGATCGGCATTGCGTCCGGTTATTTTGGCGGATGGGTCGATGCCGTTATCATGCGTCTGGCGGATTTGCTGATGTCGATTCCAAGTCTGCCTTTGTTGATCATCATGGCCGCATTGCTCTCGGAGTTCAAGGTTCCCGCGAGTTCCCGCATCTATGTGGTGATGGTCATGTTGTCGATTATCGGCTGGCCGGGTATGTCGCGCATGATCCGCGGTGAAGTGCTTTCATTAAGGGAACGTTTGTATATGAAAGCCACCGAGGCGTTGGGCCTGAGCACAAGGTCGAGGCTGCTTCATCATCTGCTGCCCAATGTGCTGCCGCTGTTGATTGTGCAGACCACGTTAAGCGTCGCCGGCGGCATTCTCATGGAATCCACGTTGAGCTTCCTGGGGCTTGGAGTCGTGCCGCCGAATGCGTCGTGGGGAAATATGATGGCGGCGGCTTCCAACCTCATGGACTTTCAGAAACGTCCATGGCTTTGGATTCCGCCGGGGGTCGCCGTATTCGTTACGGTGGTGGCCATCAATGTCTTGGGTGATCGGCTACGCGACATCTACGATCCGAAGAATGAAAGGGCGTGAGGCATGGTTATTGCTTACGATACGGGAAATGGTTCGGATACGCATGAGCCGTTGCTGCGCGTGCGTGATCTGTGCGTCGAATTTCCTCTGGATGGAGGAGAGGTCCGCCATGCGGTCAATGATGTGAGCTTCGATGTTCCTCAAGGTTCGGTGACGTGCTTGGTGGGTGAGTCCGGTTCCGGAAAATCCGTCACCGCCATGTCCACGATTGATTTGGTGGATGAGCCTGGACGAATTGTGGGTGGAACCATCACCTTTGATGGTCGTGACGTGTTATCGCTCAACCACAAGAATCTTGAGCGGCTGCGTGGTGAAGGAATCTCCATGATCTTCCAGGAACCCATGCATTCATTGAATCCGGTGCTGCGCGTAGGAAAGCAGCTTGGCGAGACCATACAGGTGCATAGCGGTGCCTCCAGGGAATCCGCCTGGAAGCGTTCCGTGCAGTGGCTGAAGCGTGTGGGATTACCGAATCCCGAGCGCGTCATGAACATGTACCCGCACGAATTGTCGGGAGGCATGGCCCAGCGTGTGATGATCGCAATCGCCTTGTGCTGTGGCCCGAAACTGTTGATTGCCGATGAGCCCACGACCGCGCTCGATGTGACCATCCAGGCTCAGATTATTCATCTGCTGTTGAAACTGAAGGAGGAGATAGGCCTTTCCATCCTCTTCATTACGCATGATTTTGGCGTGGTCGCGGAAGTGGCGGATTACGTCGTGGTGATGTATGAGGGCAAGGTCGTGGAACATGGCGATGTGTATGGTATCTTCGACCATCCGCAGCATCCATATACCAAGGCATTGCTGGAAACTCGTCCGATGATCGGCGCGCGTCGTCATCGCCTGCCCACGGTCCGTGATCTGGTGCCTCGGTTCTCGGCGTTGTCTGGTGGGAATTCCCTGGCTGTGCTCGATGATGCCTCGGCGCCCGAGGACGGGGAATGGAATCATGGGCGCAATGATTCCCGCGAAAGCCCGATAGCGTTGGCGAAGCCGGATGAGCCTTTGGTGGAGGTCAAACATCTTAAGAAATACTTTGTGTCGCAAGAAGGTTTCTTCTCTCGCACCACCCATACGGTGCGTGGTGTCAATGACGTCAGTTTCGAGATATTTCCCGGAGAGGCAGTGGGCTTGGTGGGAGAATCAGGCTCGGGTAAGACGACTTTGGGGCAGACCATCCTCCGACTGCAGAACAAGACCAGCGGGGAAGTCAGGTTCCGGGGGCGGAATATATTCGATCTGGACCGCGATAGTCTGCGTGATTTGCGCCCGCAGATGCAGTACATCTTCCAGGATCCATATAGTTCCCTGAATCCTCGTCTACCCATCATCACGGCGATTGGCGAGCCGATGCTCGAGCATGGACTCGCCGACAGGACGAACGTGCGTGATCGGGTGGCGGATGTATTGCGGCTATGCGGCATGGATGCCGATGCCTTGGATCGATATCCGCATGAGTTTTCGGGCGGTCAGCGGCAGCGTATCGGCATTGCTCGGGCGATGGGTTTGAAGCCGGATTTCGTGGTGGCCGATGAACCCGTGGCTTCACTGGATGTATCCGTGCAGGCGCAGATCATCAATCTTTTCAGTGATCTGCAGGAGCGGCGAGGCACGACTTTCATGTTCATCTCGCATGATCTCAGTGTTGTGGAGCACTTGTGCTCACGACTGATGATCATGTATCTGGGTGTGATCGTGGAAGTCGGAAGTCGAGAGGAGATTTTCTCCAATCCGATCCACCCTTATACGAAGGAGCTTTTGGATGCGATTCCTGCGGCGAATCCGAAGGGGAGGCATGCTCTGCGGAAGTCGGATTCCGAACCTTTTGCGGTTCGAAGATCGTATGCGCATGACATTCGTGAAGGACAGGTGCCGGAGTTACGCAAGGTCAATGAGCATCATTGGGTGGCTTGGAGCTGATACCTGCAGGATTATGCATTGCGTCTTTCCTCTGTTGGAGTGGATCGGGTTCACAACGAGTGGGAGGCGGTGCCGGTCCTAGGTCTCGGTGATCTGGGCGGATGGGCTCTGGATTTGTTGCAGATCTGGGGAAGCTACCTGGCGAATACCCCGAAAGAGGACCTGGCGTCATGGCTGCACACTCATCTCGGCGAGCAAGACGCCCGTATGGGATTCAGTTACAGCGATGTTCTCGCGGACTGTGATGCATGGTTGTTGGCGCGGTCCATGCAGAGCAATTCCTCCGAAAGGTCTTTGTCCACCGCTATGCGGGACATGTTCGCGCAAAGCGAGACGAATCGAATTAAACGGTTCTATCAGTCCCGGTTCAAGGGAAGTGCGGACAACCTGGTCATCGCATTTCGAAAGCTCGTTGATGGAATCGATCTTGGAATATTCGATAACGTATCCGGAAGTAAAAAAGCACTGCTCATTGCGTCACATGCAGACCGACTCCCGAGTCAAGCGGAGGCTGGTATATTGGCATTATCCTATGCTGAATCTCTTGAAAATCGAACCGTTAATCAATCATGATTGTGATCGCATTGCGTGGAATGATTCAGCCATTCCACGCAATGCGCCTCTGGTAAAACGTCATAGAGTCATTAGAGCGGAAAGTAGCGTTATCACAAAAACAGGAAAGACCATAACCAGCACGAGAAACGATATGATTCCCACAAGGACATGCGAGGCGGAAGGGGAATGATCACGAAGTTCCGGATATACAGATCGCATATATGAACGCACGCCAAAGATGACAAGCGCCGCAATCCAGCAGACTACCCCCATAATCAATACTAAGGTAAGTCTACGTACATACTCAGTTGCCGTAGTTAAATTCATGCACGAAGAGGAAGAGAACGTTAGAACTCTGCAGATTATAGTATCATCATCGCCATTGGTGCCCCATTCCGCCCACAAAATAAGTGCTGGTGAAAGCAGCAGTAATCCCAGCCACCATAGCACACGTCTGGCCTTGCCCAAAACCACATAGCATCTACTCGCCTTAAGGAATTTGGTAGCTGCTGCTTTCGGTGCCAAAGCATATTTCTTGCCGGAAAAACTTTCTGACATATCTTCTGTGCCGTGTTTCTTCCCAATGCCATCGGTTGTAGCCGGATTCGCTTTGCAAGCGTGGCGTTCGTTCCCGGCGTCGCCCCCCGTCCTGATGCCGTCCGTGGACCCGGTGTTCCCGCGCCCGTCCGCTGGCTTGTCCATGTCCCCTCCAATCATCCGGGGCCCGTTCCGCGCGTCCGTTCTCTGCGCGCCCGCCCGGCGTGCGCCGTCGCCGGCCAGTCTAGGGCCGTATGACGCGAGCGGGGAGGCCCGCGCCGTTTATCGGCACGGAACCTCCCCGCTCGCTTTTCCCGATCGGTCGGCCGGGAATCAGCCCGTGTTCTGCAGGCCCGCGGCGACGCCGGAGACGGTGCACAGGATGAGGTAGATGAATCCGGCCTGTTGGCTCTGCGAGAGCTCTTCCTTGTCCACCTTCTTGCGCAGCGACTTGAGCGCCAGCACCTGAGTGACGGACAGCGCGTCCACGTATGGGGAGCGGATGCGGATGGCCTGGCCGAGCACGTGACGGTGCTGCAGCGGCCACTTGTCACCCACGATGGCCAGAACCCACTTGCGGGTGAGCTCCATCTCGTTGAGCACCTTCTCATTGAGGTCCTCGCGGTCGCCGAGGGCAAGGTACATCCTGGCGATGCGCTCATCCGTCTTGGCGATGGACATCTCGATGTTGTCGATGAACGTGGAGAACAGCGGCCATTCCTCGTAAGCCTGACGCATGGTCTCCAGATCGCCGAACTTCTCGCATGCGGTGCCGAGACCGTACCAAGCGGCCAGGTTGATGCGGGCCTGGGCCCAGGAGAAGATCCACGGAATCGTACGCAGGTCGTCGAGCGACTTGGCGCCGAGGCCACGCTTGGCCGGGCGGGAGCCGATCGGCAGCAGGCCGATTTCGGTCAGCGGCGTAACGATCGAGAACCACGGAGCGAAGCCATCGGTGTTCAACAGGTCGAGGAAACGGTTGTGCGCGGCCTCGTCGAGCTGAGCGGCCATGTCGGCGTACCTCTCGGTCATCTCGGTGTTGCGCTTCTCCACGCTCGGCGCGGACTGCAGCAAGGTCGCCGCAGCCACGGACTCGACGTGGCGGATGGCCAGCACCGGGTTGCCGTAACGGGCGAAGATGACCTCGCCCTGCTCGGTGAGCTTGAAGCGGCACTTGACGGAACCGACCGGCTGGGCGAGCACCGCGCGGTTGGCGGGGCCGCCGCCACGACCGACGGCACCGCCGCGGCCATGGAACAGGGTCAGGTCGATGTCGTGCGACTCAGCCCATTTGGCGATGCGCTCCTGAGCGGAGTGCAGGGCCAGCGTGGCGGAGGTCGGGCCGGCGTCCTTCGAGGAGTCGGAGTAGCCGAGCATGACCTCGAGCTTGTTGCCGGTGGCCTTCAGACGAGCCTGAACCTCGGGGATCTTGATCATTTCCTCGAGCACGTCCACCGAGTTCTGCAGATCCTCAAGCTGCTCGAACAGCGGGATCACGTCGATGGTGGGCACGTCCTCCGGGTGGGAGAAGGCCAAGCGGTTGAGCTCGTAGACATCCTTGATGTTCTGGGCGCTCTTGGTGAAGGAGATGATGTAGCGGCGGGCGGCCTTGAGGCCGTTGCGCTTCTGGATGGCACCGAGGGCGCGGAAGGTGTCGAGCACCTCGTGCGTCATCGGCTGCAGTTCGCCGCGCTCGCCGTGCAGGCCGTGCTCGCGGATATCCGCAAGGGCGCGGGCGTGCACCACGGAGTGCTGACGGAACTCCATCTCCACCATGTGGAAGCCGAAGGTCTCGGTCTGCCAGATCAGATCCTGCAGCGGGCCGTAAGCGGAACGCTTGGCACCGGCGGCGGCCAGCGAACGCTGGACCACCTTGAGGTCGGCGAGGAAGTCGTCGCAGGAGTGGTACATGAGGTCGGCATCGCGCTCGATGGTGTAGTGCAGACGATCGGCCATCACCAGCATGACCGCGCGGTGCATCTCCTTGGTGGAGATCAGGGCGGCCTTGTCGGTCAGGCGCTCGCTCATTTCCTTCTGGTGGCTCCAGAGGCTTTTGAGCTCGGCGCTTGGCGGCGTGGTCTCGGCTTCCATCGTGAGGTTGCGGCCCACGGTGCGGGTGGCTTCCTCAAGGGCGGCGATCACGTGATCGGAGAACTTGCGGGCCACGGCGCGGCTCACCTTGGCGGTGACGTTCGGGTTACCGTCGCGGTCGGAGCCGATCCAGCTGCCCGGGTGGAAGAACGCGGGGCAAGCGGGCTCGACGAGACCGGCCTTATCGCCCAGGACCCAGTCGTCGAAGCGACGGTAGACCTTGGGGATGGTGTTGAACAGCGTGTTGTCGAAGATGTCGAGAATCGTGTCCGCTTCCTCAACCGGGGTCGGCTTCTTCAGCGCGATCGGAGAGGTGCGGAACAGGGCGTCGATCTCGTTGTAGAGACGGCGCAGGCATTCCTTCTTATCCGAGCCGCCGAGGCGCTTGTACTCCTCAAGCAATTCGGAAACGCGGCGGATCTTGCCTTCCACGGCCTTACGACGGGCCTCAGTGGGGTGCGCCGTGAAGACGGGGTGGAATTCGAGCTGGTTGAGCAGTTCCTTGGCCTTGGCCGGGCCAGTCTCATTGATGAGCTGGTGGTAGGCGACGGTGAGCTCGTTGATCGGGTCGACCGCCTGGTCAACGGACACGTTGTTCTCGCGCTCGTGGAGCACGGAAACACGGTAGTTCTCCTCGGACAGGTTTGCCAGATGGAAATACGTGGCGAACGCGCGGGCCAGCAGCTGGGCGTCGTGCAACGTCATGTTGTCGATGACGTTCACGGCCTCCTTCAGGCCATCCTGGTCGGGGTTCGGATCCTTCAGCTCGGCGAAATGCTCGGCGCTGGCCTCCACCGCGTAATGACGCACGGTGTCGAACGTAGACAGCAGTTCGGGGTTGTATTCGCCCAGTACGTTACGCAGGATCTCAAGACACAGATCCATGTCGTACTTCAGGCTTTCGGGAAGATCATGCTCCTCCGGGCCCTTTCGGCCGGTCCCGGTAGTGACGATGGCGGCGTCAGCGGGAGTGATCTGTTCTTCAGGTGTTGCCATATAGCCTCCTTTGCCGAATAACAGGTTGCTCGGTCTACCGGTCGTCTGCGGCTCCTCCGCAGTTGTTGAGGCCAGTCGTTGCGAGCCCACAGCCCATATTCAACGTGGTTGTTGTGTGGGCAATAGTGTATCCCCGCGAAATCGCTATTTGCGTTACGGAGTCCATATAGTGCGTCAAGTTGTCCACCTATAGAGACCGAATATCGGACAGCATATGAGACACTGTCCGATTCGCGGAAGATTTGAGCACCTTACGATTGCTGGCGGGGGAGGCAGGGAGTAGTAATGAGGGATGTGAGCGAACAGAAGAAAAAAAGTGCGCCCGAAGCGAAAGGCGCAACGGCTGTACGTAAATTCCACACCCACTCCATTCCGCTGGACATGGAAGATATTGCGCGCGATTGGGAAAAACCGGTGGTGGACGCCGGTATCGCCGCCAAAGCCAGCGTGATTGTACGGGTCGGCATGCTGGACCTGGGAGCCGGCACCGGCTCCTTCCGCGTGCGTGAAATGATGCACCGCATCGCCTACCCGCTGGGCGTGCACGTACGCGCCGACGTGAACCTGACGGATATCGAGGCCACCTGCACGGATGGTCGTAACCGCATCACCGAAGTCGTGGATTTGCCGACCACCGGCGTGAACACCGAACGTATCTGGCTGCTGGAACATTTCGCCGACTGGTTCTCCGTGAATCTCGGCAAGGGGTCGATGTATCACGTCGATTCGCAACTGTCCGATGGCGTGGTCAAGCATTTGGACGAACGTGACGCTTCGCAGTATTCTGCTGATCTGGCCAAGCGCCTGCGCGAACGTGCCAAGGCCGAGGCTGAGGCGGCCAACGGCAGCGTGGACGAGGCGCTGGATCTTGCGTTGAAAACCAAGGTACTCGTGACCTCCGTGGCCAAGTCCTTGGATGATGACAATGAAGAAGCCCACCGACTTTTGGCGGACAGCGCGGAAGTCACTCCGGTCGAAGACAAAGCGGCCGAAGAGAAGGCCTTCGACGATGCCGAAGTGTTTACCGGTGACTCCAATGAGTCGGTTGAATCGGCGAACGCGGCGAACGGCGCAACCGCCGAAAGCCCTGCTGCAAGCAGTACGAAGCGCAAGAATCGCGTGCCCAAGGAATACGCCGAACACTTCAACGAGCGCTCCGACGAAGAGAAGGCCAAGGGCGGTATCACCGTGCGGCAGGCGCACGAGCGGCTCGATCTGATTGAGCGTCGCAAGCCGCTGTACAAGCCGTGGTTCTCCGGTCTGGCTTCCGCCTTGGCCTGCGCGGCCTTCGTGTTCCTGCTCGGCGGCGGCCCATACGACATGATCGGTGCGTTCGTGGGCGCGGGCCTTGGCCAGTGGATGCGTCGCCGGCTGTTTGCATACCATCTGAACCAGTTCTTCGTCACCTTTGTGTGCGTGGCCGCGGCGGCGCTCGCCTGCACCGGCACCTTGCGACTCATCGGCATTTTCGACCCAGTCGCGCTCTCGCACGATACGGCCTACATCGGCGCCATGCTGTTCGTGATCCCCGGTTTCCCGCTCATCACCGGCGGACTCGACATGGCGAAAATCGACTTCCCTTCGGGCATCCAGCGCGTGGCGTACGTGCTGTGCATCATCCTGATGGCCACGCTGGCAGGCTGGGCCGTGGCCGTGATGGTGCACCTGCACCCGGAAGGCTTTGAGCCACTGGGGCTTGACCCGTGGGTCAACGGATTGCTGCGGTTCGTGGCGGCGTTCGTCGGCGTGTGGGGCTTCTCCGTGCTGTTCAATTCGCCGCAGCGCATGTGCCTGACCGCCGCCCTAATCGGTGCGATCACGGACACGCTGCGCTTGGAATTGCAGGACTTCAACGTGGCACCTGAGATGGCTACCTTCATCGGCGCGTTTCTGGCGGGCATTCTGGCATCGGCGTGGCGTTCATCCGTGCGACGTGGCTGGCTACCGCCGCACCTCGGCTACCCGCGCATCTGCCTGACCGTGCCGTCGATCGTGATCATGGTGCCCGGTCTGTATATGTATCGTGCCATGTGGTACCTCGGCAGCTTCCAGACCATGAATGCGCTGGACTGGGCGTTCCGTGCGTTCATGGTGATCATCTGTCTGCCGATCGGCTTGGCGATGGCCCGCGTGGTGACCGACAAGTCCTGGCGCTACGACATCTGACCGTCATCTTGGCTCCCCTCAGGTGAGGGGAGCTCGGATAAAACAGCGTCTCAGTATGGAAGCGGTGGAAGGTGCTTGAGCCCTTGTATCCACTACCATCAGGCGAAGTGCGTTGCGGCCGTATTCACGGCTGTGACGGTCTGTATGACGCCGCTCCGGCGTCAATCGCATATCAGCACATAGTTCTGCCATGGCGGTAGCCGCTTGGCGTCATGATTGAGGAGGGGTCGCAGTTGGCCAACGATTTCTGGATTCTGCTGGCCATGGTCATCTATTTTGCGGCCATGCTGTCCATCGGATTCATCTACTCCAAACGCTCCAACTCCTCCTCCAAGGAATACTTCGCGGGCGGGCGCGGCGTGGGGCCGTGGCTCACGGCCCTGAGCGCCGAAGCCTCCGACATGAGCGGCTGGCTGCTGATGGGCCTGCCGGGCCTGGCCTACTTCACCGGCGCGGCCGACCCGATGTGGACCGCCATCGGCCTGGCGCTCGGCACCTATCTCAACTGGAAGCTTGTGGCCCGGCGACTGCGCCGCTACTCGGTAGTGGCCGGCGATGCCATCACCATTCCTGACTTCTTCGCCAAGCGTTTCCATGACAAGAAGGGCGTGGTCTCCACCATCGCGGCCGTGATCATCCTGGTGTTCTTCAGCGTGTACGTGGGCAGCTGCTTCGTGACCGTGGGCAAGCTGTTCGCCACGTTGTTCGGTTTCGACTACCACGTCATGATGATCATCGGCGCGGTGGTCGTGTTCGTCTACACCGTGGTGGGCGGCTACTTGTCCGTGGTGATGACCGACTTCATTCAAGGCATGCTCATGTTCTTCGCGCTCGCGGTGGTGTTCATCGGCACCGTGGCCAGCGCGGGCGGCATCGACAACACCGTGGAATTCCTGCGTGCCATCCCCGGCTACCTGTCCGGCACGCAGGTGGCCGCGCCCAAGCTGGACCCGGCCACCGGCCAGCAGCTCGTCGAGGCGGGCAAGGCCGTGTTCGGCGCGCCCTCCGACTACGGCATCATCACCATCATCTCCATGCTGGCGTGGGGCCTGGGTTACTTCGGTATGCCGCAGGTGCTGGTGCGCTTCCTGTCCATCCGCAGCGTGGAAGAAGTGCGCAAGTCCCGAATCATCGCCACCTCCTGGTGCGTGATTTCGCTGGGTTGCGCGGTGTGCATCGGCTTGGTGGGGCGCGCGATGATGCCCACCGAACTGCTGACCTCCACCGATGCGGAAACCATTTTCATCGTGCTGGCGCAGACCCTGCTGCCGAGCTTCATGTGCGGCGTGGTGGTCTCCGGCATTTTCGCGGCCTCGATGAGCTCCAGCTCCTCGTATCTGATCATCGGCGCTTCGGCCATGGGCGAGAACATCTTCCGCGGGCTGCTGCACCGCAAGGCCACCGACAAGCAGGTCATGATCGTGGCCAGGGTCACGCTGGTGGTCATGTTCCTGTTCGGTATTCTGGTGGCATACGACCAGAACTCGTCGATCTTCCAGGTGGTGTCTTACGCGTGGGCCGGGCTTGGCGCCTCATTCGGCCCGTTGATGCTGTGCTCGCTATACTGGCGTCGCGCCAACAAGGCCGGCGCCGTGGCCGGCATGCTGTCCGGCACGGCGGCCGTGCTGATCTGGCACAACCTCGTCAAGCCCTTGGGCGGCGTATTCGCCATCTATGAGCTGCTGCCGGCGTTCATCATTTCGCTGCTGTTCATCGTGGTGGTTTCGTTGCTGACCGCCAAGCCGAACGAGCGTATGCTCTACGAGTTCGACCACTACATGGACGATCCGCTGCCCGGCACCCTGCCGTCCGGCACCGTGCTCGTCGACGAGCCCATGGAAGCCATGGAGTCCGAGGTCCGCAGCGGCAAATGACACGTGCCTGCTGTGCGGTCGGCTCGTATGGCAGAGGAGTGGCTTTTTTGTGGTTCGGCAGGAACCATTGAGGCCAAAACGGACTTCGAGGGGCTGATTTGACGTTCTGGAGAGGTCTACTTCCGTTTCAAGGGGCTGATGCCTGAGTAGACGCGGCTCCAAAACGGCGGAATGGCGTTGGCGTAAGGGCATTGATACACGTGGTCTAGCGGATGATCAGCCCCTTGAAACGGAAGTAGACCTCCGGCGGAGGCCAAATCAGCCCCTTGAAATGGGTTTTGAATACCGTAGCGCGGTGCGGACGGTGCGGACTGACTCTACCGGGCTTATTATTCCTGCGTCGTCGGAATAATTGGCAGCAGAGGCTCGAATTTCAGCCGTTTGTACAGCGGAATACGGCGTAGCTTTCGGACATCGCTAATTTGCTGGGTGGTTTGCCGCATCGTGAGCTGGACCGTTTTGCCCGTAACCTCCTGTATCCTTTCGGCAACTCTTCGGGCAAGGGCCTCTTCTCCCGCTTCGTTGCCAATATCTAATTTGGTGACTTGAATGTACTTCCAGCCAGCGTCTTCGATCATCTGGCGGCGTCTCGCGTCATTCAGCCATTGCCCGGCATGATGAGAGCCTTCGTATTCGATGCATACCTTGAATTCAGGGTATGCAAGATCGAGATATATGGGTCTGGTGTTGTTTCCTACGAATATTGGATAATTCACCTGCGGGCAATCCAGACCGTATTTCAAGAGAGCCAAACGAGTTCGTGTTTCCATGGAGGAATCTGTGCCCGCGCGCGCCAAAAGTAGGGCGCGACGGCATTTGTTATACCCGCGGAACAAATACGAATTGGCTCCATTCTCTTTGTCGGCTCGCACCTGGGCCTCGGCCTCATCGAGATACAGAGAAAGGGCGTCGATGGTTGTTCTGCAGAGCCTTCGATCTCGTCGCATCATGGAATCAGCGAGAACGATGAGTTCTTCAAGTTCGAGATACGCGGAGAACATGGCCCATGTGCAAGCTGGTGAAGTGCATGTGAATTGTCCCTCGATTATGACCGTGTCTAGTGGGAAAGGCCATACAACCACTTTGACCCCCACAATGTGCCGTTTGTCATTGGCGTGTGGAACCGCAACAATGGTTGTAGTTGCAAGGCCTCTGTGTTTGCTTGATATGCGGGGTACTTCAATTGACAAAAGCTCCAACGCTGTTGTCAGGGCATAAGGTGGGCGCCATGCGCTTCGTCGTTGAACATCTGCGCACGTCTGCATTCGTTGATACTTCTGCATTGTCAGCTCGGTCAATGCCGTTGAGCTACCCATGATGATCACCCCTTCGTGATGTTCGCTTTGTCCTCGCAGTGTAGAGTCCGGCTACCGGCCTTGTCTACCGCCCCAATTTTTCGGTGGATAAATGTGGATAAGTCGGTGGATAAACTATGGGTGTTCATCGCAGTTGCAGGCCATCCCGCAATTACATGGAACGTAGGGGTTTGCAGGCAGCCAGCGGGAATCGCCGCCGACGGTGCGATTCAGCTTGAACGAATCTCCATGGCGTTCATGCAAAGGTGGCATGATGGCGGGTATGAGTAGCTTGGTGCGTATTGTCAATGCCGGTGTTCCGGGGTCTCAGGACCACGTGGATGTGGTGCTTCGCGATGGGGTTGTTGCGTCTGTCGGCCCTGCTGGAACGGTCTCGGCTTCGGACGGCACGATGCAGACTAAGGCG
The window above is part of the Bifidobacterium longum subsp. infantis ATCC 15697 = JCM 1222 = DSM 20088 genome. Proteins encoded here:
- a CDS encoding ABC transporter ATP-binding protein, which gives rise to MVIAYDTGNGSDTHEPLLRVRDLCVEFPLDGGEVRHAVNDVSFDVPQGSVTCLVGESGSGKSVTAMSTIDLVDEPGRIVGGTITFDGRDVLSLNHKNLERLRGEGISMIFQEPMHSLNPVLRVGKQLGETIQVHSGASRESAWKRSVQWLKRVGLPNPERVMNMYPHELSGGMAQRVMIAIALCCGPKLLIADEPTTALDVTIQAQIIHLLLKLKEEIGLSILFITHDFGVVAEVADYVVVMYEGKVVEHGDVYGIFDHPQHPYTKALLETRPMIGARRHRLPTVRDLVPRFSALSGGNSLAVLDDASAPEDGEWNHGRNDSRESPIALAKPDEPLVEVKHLKKYFVSQEGFFSRTTHTVRGVNDVSFEIFPGEAVGLVGESGSGKTTLGQTILRLQNKTSGEVRFRGRNIFDLDRDSLRDLRPQMQYIFQDPYSSLNPRLPIITAIGEPMLEHGLADRTNVRDRVADVLRLCGMDADALDRYPHEFSGGQRQRIGIARAMGLKPDFVVADEPVASLDVSVQAQIINLFSDLQERRGTTFMFISHDLSVVEHLCSRLMIMYLGVIVEVGSREEIFSNPIHPYTKELLDAIPAANPKGRHALRKSDSEPFAVRRSYAHDIREGQVPELRKVNEHHWVAWS
- a CDS encoding threonine/serine ThrE exporter family protein, whose amino-acid sequence is MRDVSEQKKKSAPEAKGATAVRKFHTHSIPLDMEDIARDWEKPVVDAGIAAKASVIVRVGMLDLGAGTGSFRVREMMHRIAYPLGVHVRADVNLTDIEATCTDGRNRITEVVDLPTTGVNTERIWLLEHFADWFSVNLGKGSMYHVDSQLSDGVVKHLDERDASQYSADLAKRLRERAKAEAEAANGSVDEALDLALKTKVLVTSVAKSLDDDNEEAHRLLADSAEVTPVEDKAAEEKAFDDAEVFTGDSNESVESANAANGATAESPAASSTKRKNRVPKEYAEHFNERSDEEKAKGGITVRQAHERLDLIERRKPLYKPWFSGLASALACAAFVFLLGGGPYDMIGAFVGAGLGQWMRRRLFAYHLNQFFVTFVCVAAAALACTGTLRLIGIFDPVALSHDTAYIGAMLFVIPGFPLITGGLDMAKIDFPSGIQRVAYVLCIILMATLAGWAVAVMVHLHPEGFEPLGLDPWVNGLLRFVAAFVGVWGFSVLFNSPQRMCLTAALIGAITDTLRLELQDFNVAPEMATFIGAFLAGILASAWRSSVRRGWLPPHLGYPRICLTVPSIVIMVPGLYMYRAMWYLGSFQTMNALDWAFRAFMVIICLPIGLAMARVVTDKSWRYDI
- a CDS encoding phosphoenolpyruvate carboxylase, which gives rise to MATPEEQITPADAAIVTTGTGRKGPEEHDLPESLKYDMDLCLEILRNVLGEYNPELLSTFDTVRHYAVEASAEHFAELKDPNPDQDGLKEAVNVIDNMTLHDAQLLARAFATYFHLANLSEENYRVSVLHERENNVSVDQAVDPINELTVAYHQLINETGPAKAKELLNQLEFHPVFTAHPTEARRKAVEGKIRRVSELLEEYKRLGGSDKKECLRRLYNEIDALFRTSPIALKKPTPVEEADTILDIFDNTLFNTIPKVYRRFDDWVLGDKAGLVEPACPAFFHPGSWIGSDRDGNPNVTAKVSRAVARKFSDHVIAALEEATRTVGRNLTMEAETTPPSAELKSLWSHQKEMSERLTDKAALISTKEMHRAVMLVMADRLHYTIERDADLMYHSCDDFLADLKVVQRSLAAAGAKRSAYGPLQDLIWQTETFGFHMVEMEFRQHSVVHARALADIREHGLHGERGELQPMTHEVLDTFRALGAIQKRNGLKAARRYIISFTKSAQNIKDVYELNRLAFSHPEDVPTIDVIPLFEQLEDLQNSVDVLEEMIKIPEVQARLKATGNKLEVMLGYSDSSKDAGPTSATLALHSAQERIAKWAESHDIDLTLFHGRGGAVGRGGGPANRAVLAQPVGSVKCRFKLTEQGEVIFARYGNPVLAIRHVESVAAATLLQSAPSVEKRNTEMTERYADMAAQLDEAAHNRFLDLLNTDGFAPWFSIVTPLTEIGLLPIGSRPAKRGLGAKSLDDLRTIPWIFSWAQARINLAAWYGLGTACEKFGDLETMRQAYEEWPLFSTFIDNIEMSIAKTDERIARMYLALGDREDLNEKVLNEMELTRKWVLAIVGDKWPLQHRHVLGQAIRIRSPYVDALSVTQVLALKSLRKKVDKEELSQSQQAGFIYLILCTVSGVAAGLQNTG
- a CDS encoding sodium/proline symporter, with the translated sequence MANDFWILLAMVIYFAAMLSIGFIYSKRSNSSSKEYFAGGRGVGPWLTALSAEASDMSGWLLMGLPGLAYFTGAADPMWTAIGLALGTYLNWKLVARRLRRYSVVAGDAITIPDFFAKRFHDKKGVVSTIAAVIILVFFSVYVGSCFVTVGKLFATLFGFDYHVMMIIGAVVVFVYTVVGGYLSVVMTDFIQGMLMFFALAVVFIGTVASAGGIDNTVEFLRAIPGYLSGTQVAAPKLDPATGQQLVEAGKAVFGAPSDYGIITIISMLAWGLGYFGMPQVLVRFLSIRSVEEVRKSRIIATSWCVISLGCAVCIGLVGRAMMPTELLTSTDAETIFIVLAQTLLPSFMCGVVVSGIFAASMSSSSSYLIIGASAMGENIFRGLLHRKATDKQVMIVARVTLVVMFLFGILVAYDQNSSIFQVVSYAWAGLGASFGPLMLCSLYWRRANKAGAVAGMLSGTAAVLIWHNLVKPLGGVFAIYELLPAFIISLLFIVVVSLLTAKPNERMLYEFDHYMDDPLPGTLPSGTVLVDEPMEAMESEVRSGK
- a CDS encoding ABC transporter permease: MELRRSESRSRSQRSANGGKMRNSGVRPLWYRNLVRLAHTRAAAVSIATLVLVLLLSVLGPLFSPYGQNQLDVPNAEQGPTLDHLLGTDDYGRDILTRLMYAGRISLTIGLASTVLSVVLGATIGIASGYFGGWVDAVIMRLADLLMSIPSLPLLIIMAALLSEFKVPASSRIYVVMVMLSIIGWPGMSRMIRGEVLSLRERLYMKATEALGLSTRSRLLHHLLPNVLPLLIVQTTLSVAGGILMESTLSFLGLGVVPPNASWGNMMAAASNLMDFQKRPWLWIPPGVAVFVTVVAINVLGDRLRDIYDPKNERA